One stretch of Miscanthus floridulus cultivar M001 chromosome 18, ASM1932011v1, whole genome shotgun sequence DNA includes these proteins:
- the LOC136523875 gene encoding uncharacterized protein, with translation MLITSRKLRHYFEYYKIIVVTEFPLGDILHNKETNGHIIKWAVELDTYSIKFRSRPTIKSQAFADFIAEWTEIQEPIAATCPKHWVMYFDGTLNINGAGVGILFIMPTKDKLCYVLRIHFPASNNVAEYEVCLHGLRIVVGLGVKCLMVYGDSALVINQLNKDWSCSNEKMDAYCIKIRKVEGKFYGIEYHHVVHDQNQLTDHLSKLGSSRAMIPLGVFVQDLLAPSIKEDKEVEEVPPAEQLVLVVPSSVTDLREQFIKYLTNTEVPTNKTETECLVH, from the coding sequence ATGCTTATTACGTCGCGCAAActccgacactacttcgaatactacaagattattgtggtcactgagttccctctaggggacattctccacaacaaagagaccaatggccacatcattaagtgggctgttgagctggACACCTATTCCAtcaaattcagaagcagacctaccattaagtcacaagcgtttgctgatttcatcgctgaatggaccgagatccaagagcccatcgccgctacttgccccAAACACTGggtaatgtacttcgatggcacccttaacatcaatggtgctggtgtgggcattctgttcattatgccaaccaaggataagctatgttatgttctccggatacactttccagcctccaacaacgtcGCAGAATATGAAgtgtgtctccatggtctccgtatagtcGTCGggctcggtgtcaaatgcctcatggtgtacggggactctgcgctggttatcaaccagctcaacaaggattggTCATGTtccaatgagaagatggatgcatactgcatcAAAATCAGGAAGgtcgaaggaaaattctatggcatcgagtatcaccatgtggtacatgaccaaaatcagctcaccgaTCACTTATCCAAGCTGGGCTCTTCTCGTGCCATGATCCCActaggggtctttgttcaagatctcttggcaccatccatcaaagaagataaggaagtcgaagaggttccccctgccgagcagttggtacttgtggtACCTTCGTCGGTCACCGATttgagggagcaattcatcaagtacctcaccaacacCGAGGTACCCACcaacaagactgaaactgaatgcctaGTTCATTGA
- the LOC136523877 gene encoding uncharacterized protein, with protein sequence MANYLPVMLTPPAMSWFTSLAPDSIGSWEELNKVFTDNYMAKCTRPDTKHNLSRINQKPSELLHSYIRCFSEIRNSIPNIMEAEVITAFIRGLHHRELRSKFNRKPPTGIGEMITMANQYTDTKEAEVRFNEDAGTHRLSHRYDDCPDDRCHSDRCPDDRSYHHDSGRDRLGHMPGQNRRCQPEHIITVVSQPRAKCNYDEQYQKILDGPCPLHKNTKHKMKDCIGLAKDF encoded by the coding sequence atggcaaattatctccccgtcatgctcacgccacccgccatgagctggtttaccagccttgcgccggactccatcggatcatgggaagagctgaataaagtcttcaccgacaactatatggccaagTGTACTCGACCCGACACCAAGCATAATCTCAGCCGCATTAACCaaaagccatctgagctcctccatagctacattcgATGTTTCTCCGAGAtcaggaactctattcccaacatcatggaagctgaggtcatcaccgcctttatccgagggctccaccatcgcgagcttcgctccaaattcaaccgcaagcctCCCACCggtatcggcgagatgatcactatggccaaccagtacaccgacaccaaggaagctgaggtgcgcttcaatgaggatgcaggcactcatcgccTGTCTCATCGCTACGAtgactgccccgacgaccgatgcCATAGCGATCGCTGCCCTGACGACCGCAGCTACCATCAtgacagtggccgtgatcggtTAGGACACATGCCCGGCCAAAATCGCCGCTGCCAGCCAGAACACATCATTACCGTTGtcagtcaacctcgcgccaagtgcaactatgacgaacagtaccaaaagatccttgatggcccatgccctcttcacaagaacaccaaacacaagatgaaggactgcattggtctggCTAAGGActtctag